One Papaver somniferum cultivar HN1 chromosome 10, ASM357369v1, whole genome shotgun sequence genomic window carries:
- the LOC113318777 gene encoding rRNA-processing protein EFG1-like isoform X2 → MAHGGYGKRRVSTRRPVSRRSKGFGIEKKPKSISLKNQIRSIERILRKSISPEVREVQEKKLEELKRQQEIQTRLAVERRMFLRDRKIKFLERRMIERRIRRLERQYHRTLSSNNTREAEIASQLSKLKEDLEYVRFFPKTEKYVSLFIGGDEADMVDRRNRLREQIKVNLIAAAASGKDVEETGSEDDGLLDMSDDDFFLTGSSSDEADADDEWTDKSAREQASSASGKAASGMSSDEKNQRLICARVLMPPPRPSIKSFRNACNSRTRFGGGGASSSMVPSIEEVELSISGNMSRSWGGSSSRNGGGSSNGQTSQSSNLSSNSDAHMPRRKRRPKKKNKLKV, encoded by the exons ATGGCTCACGGTGGATATGGAAAACGTAGGGTTTCAACACGAAGACCCGTTAGTCGTCGATCGAAGGGATTTGGAATTGAGAAGAAACCTAAATCAATTTCCCTGAAGAATCAAATTCGATCAATTGAACGAATTCTTCGTAAG AGCATTTCACCTGAAGTGAGGGAAGtacaagaaaagaaattggaagagCTTAAGAGACAACAGGAGATTCAAACACGTTTGGCGGTAGAGCGCAGAATGTTTTTGCGTGACagaaagatcaaatttttgg AGAGAAGAATGATAGAGAGGAGAATACGGCGGTTGGAGAGACAGTATCACCGTACATTATCTAGTAATAATACACGAGAAGCAGAAATTGCTTCTCAGCTTTCCAAGTTGAAGGAAGATCTTGAATATGTTAGG TTCTTCCCAAAGACTGAGAAATATGTATCGTTATTTATTGGAGGCGATGAAGCAGATATGGTTGATAGGAGGAACAGGTTGCGCGAGCAAATTAAAGTTAACTTAATTGCTGCCGCAGCTAGTGGGAAGGATGTTGAAG AGACGGGTAGTGAGGATGATGGTCTTTTGGATATGAGTGACGATGactttttcttaactggaagctCAAGCGATGAAGCGGATGCTGATGATGAATGGACAGATAAAAGTGCTAG AGAACAAGCATCAAGTGCTTCTGGAAAAGCAGCATCTGGAATGTCTAGTGATGAAAAGAATCAG AGGCTGATCTGTGCTCGAGTCCTAATGCCTCCTCCTCGGCCATCAATAAAGTCATTCAGAAATGCATGCAATTCTAGAACAAGGTTTGGAGGAGGAGGTGCCTCATCAAGTATGGTGCCTTCCATAGAAGAGGTTGAATTATCTATATCTGGCAACATGTCACGTAGCTGGGGAGGCTCTTCCTCCAGAAATGGGGGAGGATCCTCAAATGGGCAAACAAGTCAGAGTAGTAATTTGAGTTCGAATTCAGATGCTCACATGCCACGAAGAAAACGGAGACCAAAAAAGAAGAATAAACTGAAG GTATGA
- the LOC113318777 gene encoding rRNA-processing protein EFG1-like isoform X1: MAHGGYGKRRVSTRRPVSRRSKGFGIEKKPKSISLKNQIRSIERILRKSISPEVREVQEKKLEELKRQQEIQTRLAVERRMFLRDRKIKFLGKINFIFFIDLFERRMIERRIRRLERQYHRTLSSNNTREAEIASQLSKLKEDLEYVRFFPKTEKYVSLFIGGDEADMVDRRNRLREQIKVNLIAAAASGKDVEETGSEDDGLLDMSDDDFFLTGSSSDEADADDEWTDKSAREQASSASGKAASGMSSDEKNQRLICARVLMPPPRPSIKSFRNACNSRTRFGGGGASSSMVPSIEEVELSISGNMSRSWGGSSSRNGGGSSNGQTSQSSNLSSNSDAHMPRRKRRPKKKNKLKV, translated from the exons ATGGCTCACGGTGGATATGGAAAACGTAGGGTTTCAACACGAAGACCCGTTAGTCGTCGATCGAAGGGATTTGGAATTGAGAAGAAACCTAAATCAATTTCCCTGAAGAATCAAATTCGATCAATTGAACGAATTCTTCGTAAG AGCATTTCACCTGAAGTGAGGGAAGtacaagaaaagaaattggaagagCTTAAGAGACAACAGGAGATTCAAACACGTTTGGCGGTAGAGCGCAGAATGTTTTTGCGTGACagaaagatcaaatttttgggcaagataaatttcatttttttcattgactTATTCG AGAGAAGAATGATAGAGAGGAGAATACGGCGGTTGGAGAGACAGTATCACCGTACATTATCTAGTAATAATACACGAGAAGCAGAAATTGCTTCTCAGCTTTCCAAGTTGAAGGAAGATCTTGAATATGTTAGG TTCTTCCCAAAGACTGAGAAATATGTATCGTTATTTATTGGAGGCGATGAAGCAGATATGGTTGATAGGAGGAACAGGTTGCGCGAGCAAATTAAAGTTAACTTAATTGCTGCCGCAGCTAGTGGGAAGGATGTTGAAG AGACGGGTAGTGAGGATGATGGTCTTTTGGATATGAGTGACGATGactttttcttaactggaagctCAAGCGATGAAGCGGATGCTGATGATGAATGGACAGATAAAAGTGCTAG AGAACAAGCATCAAGTGCTTCTGGAAAAGCAGCATCTGGAATGTCTAGTGATGAAAAGAATCAG AGGCTGATCTGTGCTCGAGTCCTAATGCCTCCTCCTCGGCCATCAATAAAGTCATTCAGAAATGCATGCAATTCTAGAACAAGGTTTGGAGGAGGAGGTGCCTCATCAAGTATGGTGCCTTCCATAGAAGAGGTTGAATTATCTATATCTGGCAACATGTCACGTAGCTGGGGAGGCTCTTCCTCCAGAAATGGGGGAGGATCCTCAAATGGGCAAACAAGTCAGAGTAGTAATTTGAGTTCGAATTCAGATGCTCACATGCCACGAAGAAAACGGAGACCAAAAAAGAAGAATAAACTGAAG GTATGA